A section of the Aneurinibacillus migulanus genome encodes:
- a CDS encoding MFS transporter, producing the protein MKVRLILYILGISALVGSISQNIYTPILPDIQSALHTTPYLTNLTISVFTIALAIMQIVYGPFIDDKGRKKVLLPSMLLYIIASIGCTFSNSIYTLLLFRALQGIGAAAIPVVAATVIGDLFEGKQRGKAMGTYQMLLSLASVIGPLIGGFIGARSGHPGIFFFLSISGLILLLLNLLFLPETKSENVQTRKFSLTHFSTIARNSTGLVVLVLGFIQFYTFYSFLVFLPSILNHMYNINPEKIGVAFLPLSLCLMLGSFLSGRLQGDVKPTTSLLYTCLMNVLSVILFITLAHISMICLIITISLYGLTIGFSTPIQSRLLTDEFLHERATAIGVYNFVRYIGMATGPIAGSFLAHGGNFFLPFGFAALLFGGAILFSWKWLHKAESQANM; encoded by the coding sequence ATGAAAGTACGGCTTATTCTATACATTTTAGGAATTAGTGCGCTTGTAGGCTCTATTTCACAAAATATATACACGCCTATTCTTCCTGATATACAGAGCGCATTACATACGACGCCTTATTTAACAAACCTAACGATTTCTGTCTTCACAATAGCACTTGCGATTATGCAAATCGTTTATGGTCCTTTCATTGACGACAAAGGGAGAAAAAAGGTGTTATTACCTAGTATGTTGCTTTATATCATAGCTTCAATCGGGTGTACCTTCTCAAACTCTATCTATACACTATTATTGTTCCGAGCTCTTCAAGGAATCGGTGCAGCTGCCATTCCTGTTGTGGCAGCCACAGTAATCGGAGATCTTTTTGAAGGGAAACAACGCGGAAAAGCAATGGGTACGTATCAGATGCTCCTTTCCTTGGCTTCCGTTATTGGACCTCTCATCGGTGGTTTTATTGGAGCAAGGAGCGGACATCCCGGTATATTCTTTTTCCTTTCTATTTCCGGGCTGATTCTGTTGTTACTAAACCTGCTTTTTCTTCCAGAAACGAAATCGGAAAACGTACAAACGCGAAAGTTCAGTCTGACTCATTTTTCCACCATCGCGCGCAATTCTACCGGACTCGTTGTATTGGTACTCGGATTCATACAATTTTATACGTTTTACAGCTTCCTTGTTTTTCTTCCCTCTATTCTGAATCATATGTATAACATCAACCCAGAGAAAATCGGTGTTGCATTTCTACCGCTCTCACTATGTTTAATGCTGGGAAGCTTTTTAAGTGGACGGCTACAAGGAGACGTGAAGCCAACAACCAGCTTATTATATACATGCTTAATGAATGTACTTTCAGTTATTCTCTTTATTACACTTGCTCATATCTCAATGATATGTTTAATTATAACCATTTCCCTATATGGTCTGACTATCGGTTTCTCCACGCCTATACAAAGTAGATTGTTAACGGATGAATTTTTGCATGAACGGGCAACCGCAATCGGCGTATATAATTTCGTACGGTATATCGGTATGGCAACCGGTCCAATAGCAGGGAGCTTCCTCGCACACGGGGGAAATTTTTTCTTGCCATTCGGCTTTGCGGCCTTATTATTCGGAGGCGCGATTTTGTTTTCATGGAAATGGCTACATAAGGCAGAAAGCCAGGCCAACATGTAA
- a CDS encoding YheC/YheD family endospore coat-associated protein, giving the protein MTQHHMRIQRIADSSLPTAVDLLLPAAFVKKHGISGTHTLEFVYGLQTAIVDFEITATASTVRIRESLARRLHLLEENMTYGFHFHPNTRKLVIGPLVGALIYRMAPTEDGPFGGITDFCREMVQTCRKRGGLGFIFTLEQVAQENNTVDGWTYHNNQWIKRRFPLPQCVYNRIGSRRIEEREETQEKISVLKEKGALFFNEQFLDKWYIHQRMSLLPETASFSPCTELYMGAASLTSMLQRYPYLYLKPSNGSLGRGIIRLIRSEKGYLCQYSSLNGTVTRRYPTFGMLHQMLRSRMKNQPYLMQQGLHLIKSRGGIADFRALVQKNKHGRWSITSIVGRSAPTRSSIVSNVAHGGTMLTLGAALTAAGFPPMACKSIAASIRQHALLIAQLFEQCTEGHYAELGIDLGVDKQGKVWLLEINSKPSKTNNSVASAGKGTRRSVIRLIDYCFYRSGFISPAPKKTPQTKRRTRRKSSS; this is encoded by the coding sequence ATGACACAACATCATATGCGAATTCAGCGTATAGCCGATTCGTCCCTTCCCACTGCGGTCGATTTGTTGCTTCCGGCTGCCTTTGTCAAAAAACACGGCATCTCCGGCACACATACGCTTGAGTTCGTTTACGGATTGCAGACTGCGATTGTCGATTTCGAAATTACCGCTACGGCTTCCACGGTTCGCATCCGCGAATCTCTCGCACGTCGTCTCCATCTACTAGAAGAGAATATGACGTATGGCTTTCATTTTCATCCGAATACTCGAAAACTTGTTATTGGTCCCCTTGTCGGGGCTCTAATCTATCGAATGGCGCCTACAGAAGACGGACCGTTCGGCGGTATCACCGATTTTTGTCGCGAAATGGTGCAGACCTGTAGGAAACGCGGTGGTCTCGGCTTTATTTTCACTCTTGAGCAGGTCGCACAGGAAAACAATACGGTAGACGGCTGGACATATCACAATAACCAGTGGATTAAGCGCAGGTTTCCACTTCCACAGTGTGTCTACAACCGTATCGGTTCACGCCGAATCGAAGAAAGAGAAGAGACACAAGAGAAAATATCTGTATTAAAAGAGAAAGGTGCGCTCTTCTTCAATGAACAATTTCTTGATAAATGGTACATTCACCAGCGAATGTCCCTACTGCCAGAGACGGCTTCGTTCTCCCCCTGTACCGAGCTGTATATGGGAGCGGCGTCTCTTACCTCCATGTTGCAAAGGTATCCGTATCTTTACCTTAAACCGTCCAACGGCAGTCTGGGCCGAGGCATTATCCGTCTCATCCGAAGCGAGAAAGGCTATCTTTGTCAATATTCTTCACTGAACGGAACCGTTACGCGCCGCTATCCAACATTCGGTATGCTGCATCAGATGCTGCGTTCACGCATGAAAAACCAACCGTATCTAATGCAGCAAGGATTACACCTCATTAAATCAAGGGGAGGCATCGCGGATTTTCGCGCGCTAGTACAGAAAAACAAACATGGTAGATGGAGTATCACATCGATTGTCGGGCGAAGTGCACCGACAAGGAGCAGCATTGTTTCAAATGTAGCACATGGAGGTACGATGCTGACTCTTGGAGCTGCGCTGACAGCAGCTGGATTTCCGCCAATGGCGTGCAAGTCCATCGCCGCCTCTATCAGGCAGCATGCACTTTTGATCGCTCAATTGTTCGAACAATGCACGGAGGGACATTACGCTGAACTTGGCATTGATTTGGGTGTCGATAAACAAGGAAAAGTATGGCTACTCGAAATCAATTCTAAACCTTCCAAGACAAACAACTCCGTAGCAAGCGCCGGAAAAGGAACACGACGTTCTGTTATTCGATTAATCGATTACTGTTTTTATCGCAGTGGATTCATTTCGCCGGCGCCGAAGAAAACGCCACAAACCAAGCGTCGCACAAGGAGGAAATCATCATCATGA
- a CDS encoding GNAT family N-acetyltransferase has translation MPVYTFLPSTFSRTREKLIRFSKTYGDRRITARAIRWLQEMPEADINKEGTLLIAHVHNKKLLGLLAVAEYGIQESFLVVHPEARTNQIGKTLTEEAIRRLGKLYARVAADNMPSLKTCFAAQMIAFSCIRGVTGKPTLWLAAGDWSRDDVERL, from the coding sequence ATGCCGGTCTATACATTCTTACCCAGCACATTTAGCCGCACACGGGAAAAATTAATCCGCTTCAGCAAAACGTACGGGGACCGACGCATCACTGCACGGGCAATTCGATGGCTTCAGGAAATGCCTGAAGCTGATATCAACAAGGAAGGTACCCTGCTTATTGCACATGTACACAATAAAAAATTGCTCGGCCTTCTTGCTGTAGCCGAATACGGGATACAGGAATCTTTTCTTGTTGTTCACCCGGAGGCGCGAACCAATCAAATCGGCAAAACATTGACAGAAGAAGCAATCCGTCGCCTCGGCAAGTTATATGCGCGTGTTGCGGCAGATAATATGCCCAGCCTCAAAACATGCTTTGCAGCACAGATGATTGCTTTTTCTTGCATACGGGGCGTCACAGGAAAACCGACATTGTGGCTTGCAGCAGGAGACTGGAGCAGAGATGATGTGGAGAGACTATGA
- a CDS encoding YheC/YheD family endospore coat-associated protein codes for MSRLSTGWISIHPLQRTWRLHISEKNTPYTLLMRKRLRLQFGNWKKTLLITHKRPSPYAIKAKIRIRSSKNRHTIGPLIGILTVAGGGRFRGVRSNFIDIIETGRRKGALVYVVPIENIDWKSKTVQGYLFHSKERRWIKERLPLPHVLYNRIPNRMFEDQEHVKAALEQLSTMRNLTLYNPQFFNKQQLYAALQRDTDITPYLPQTVMFTSKALLYQMLSSYPFVYIKPVNGMAGKGIYRVQKTTDGGYLAQYQERDDTVGKRFSSKEEVWTYLAPLIKQDYVIQQGIDLATFEDKLFDVRLLAQKNGRGEWGVTGAGVRLAGSGKITTHVPRGGSIQPPEEIFMNAFPHIAPNRLLALVRRMALRIARSLEKEWHTLGEVSMDIGIDKNMRIWFIEANAKPGKFDEPHIRKLSLQRIVEYAQHQANFIEVGEY; via the coding sequence ATGAGTAGGCTCTCGACAGGATGGATATCAATCCACCCTTTACAGCGAACATGGCGTCTTCACATTTCTGAGAAAAATACACCGTATACCCTATTAATGCGCAAAAGGCTGCGTCTTCAATTCGGAAACTGGAAAAAAACACTTCTCATTACGCACAAACGCCCTAGCCCTTATGCTATAAAAGCAAAAATACGCATCCGTTCATCGAAAAATCGTCATACGATAGGTCCTCTCATCGGCATTCTAACCGTAGCTGGTGGTGGACGATTCCGCGGCGTTCGGAGCAATTTTATCGACATTATTGAGACCGGAAGAAGAAAAGGGGCGCTTGTCTATGTCGTACCAATAGAGAATATCGACTGGAAATCGAAAACCGTACAAGGCTATCTGTTTCATTCGAAAGAAAGAAGATGGATTAAAGAAAGGCTGCCACTGCCGCACGTTTTGTATAATCGCATTCCTAATCGTATGTTTGAAGATCAAGAGCACGTCAAAGCTGCGCTTGAACAGTTGTCGACTATGCGTAACCTTACTTTGTACAATCCACAGTTTTTTAATAAACAACAATTATATGCTGCATTGCAGCGTGATACTGATATTACACCTTATCTTCCCCAAACCGTTATGTTTACATCCAAAGCTTTACTCTATCAAATGCTATCTTCCTATCCATTCGTATACATTAAACCCGTCAACGGTATGGCAGGTAAGGGTATTTACCGCGTACAAAAAACAACCGATGGCGGCTACCTTGCACAATATCAAGAACGAGATGATACGGTGGGCAAACGTTTCTCTTCTAAAGAGGAGGTATGGACATATCTCGCCCCTCTTATCAAACAAGATTACGTCATCCAACAGGGGATTGATTTGGCAACCTTTGAGGATAAGTTATTCGACGTACGCCTTCTTGCGCAGAAAAACGGACGCGGCGAATGGGGTGTAACGGGTGCAGGCGTTCGATTGGCCGGCTCCGGCAAGATTACAACCCACGTACCACGCGGCGGTTCCATTCAACCACCCGAAGAAATTTTCATGAATGCATTCCCTCATATTGCACCTAACCGCCTACTTGCACTGGTTCGCCGTATGGCTTTGCGCATTGCCCGTTCACTGGAGAAAGAATGGCATACACTCGGCGAAGTATCCATGGATATCGGCATTGACAAAAATATGCGTATCTGGTTTATCGAAGCAAATGCTAAACCAGGCAAATTTGATGAACCGCATATCCGTAAGCTATCATTGCAGCGTATCGTAGAGTATGCTCAACACCAGGCAAACTTTATCGAGGTAGGAGAATATTGA
- a CDS encoding metal-dependent hydrolase: MKITYHGHSCVQVSHGEKSVIIDPFLTGNSLAKVKPEDIEVQYVLLTHAHGDHLGDTLTIAKRNNATIVATHELATYMSWQGANVHPMNLGGAYTFDFGTVKMTQAFHSSSIVLEDERKIIYGGMPGGFLITMGGKTLYHLGDTGLFGDLKLIGDRNRIDVAFVPIGDNFTMGPEDALQASEWVGAALTVPVHYDTFPVIKQNPEAFVHSLEGKGLKGKVMNPGEELEI; encoded by the coding sequence ATGAAAATTACATATCACGGACATTCTTGTGTACAAGTTTCACATGGGGAAAAATCCGTTATTATTGATCCGTTTCTTACCGGAAATAGTCTTGCAAAAGTAAAGCCTGAAGATATTGAAGTACAATATGTGTTGTTGACACATGCACATGGCGATCATCTGGGCGATACACTTACCATCGCAAAGCGGAACAATGCTACAATTGTCGCTACGCATGAGCTAGCTACATACATGAGCTGGCAGGGAGCAAATGTCCATCCGATGAACCTGGGCGGTGCATATACATTCGACTTTGGGACAGTAAAGATGACACAGGCTTTCCACAGTTCATCCATTGTGCTCGAAGATGAACGGAAAATTATCTATGGTGGTATGCCTGGTGGTTTTCTGATTACGATGGGCGGTAAAACACTGTATCATCTTGGGGATACCGGACTGTTCGGCGATTTGAAACTGATTGGCGATCGTAACCGCATCGATGTTGCGTTTGTGCCGATCGGAGATAATTTTACGATGGGGCCGGAAGATGCGCTTCAGGCGTCCGAGTGGGTGGGTGCTGCGCTGACCGTTCCTGTGCATTACGATACATTCCCGGTCATTAAACAGAACCCGGAAGCGTTTGTGCACAGCCTTGAAGGCAAAGGATTAAAGGGAAAAGTAATGAATCCAGGTGAAGAACTGGAAATATAA
- a CDS encoding YheC/YheD family endospore coat-associated protein produces the protein MKKKATGYLGILATPSTKYPPFPDKSFYAYLTQAGKRIGLPVYVILPTHINFATKTVIAYRYTAEKKWVKIRMPFPTLVYDRLSNRKKYETQIKGLKSISSITFLGHVLGDKLKNHNHLIQHPGIAAHMPPTELVTSMKVVRNMLDEYKAIIVKPMRNSLGIGVMKVTSKDNIHRVDGRDFKNKIFHRKFSNRSSLLFWLQNQFKAKMIAQPYLELHTPDGVPFDIRVLVQKGSGGEWGESGRAVRAGVAEGLTSNLCGGGKAYTCEPFLRQFFSEEQLIHIRREIDFIIKELPPFLESRHGRLVELGIDIGIDLSGKVWLIEVNSKPGRASFRKIEDGKYRRDVQLNPLRYAYYLAQYRKKAATS, from the coding sequence ATGAAAAAAAAAGCAACAGGCTATCTGGGCATTCTAGCCACTCCAAGCACAAAATATCCCCCGTTTCCCGATAAATCATTCTACGCGTACCTGACCCAGGCAGGAAAGCGTATTGGGCTACCCGTCTATGTAATTTTGCCCACTCACATTAACTTTGCGACTAAAACGGTTATCGCGTACCGCTATACGGCAGAAAAAAAATGGGTTAAAATTCGAATGCCGTTCCCTACGCTCGTGTATGACCGACTATCAAACCGCAAAAAATATGAAACACAAATCAAAGGATTAAAGTCCATTTCTTCTATTACATTTCTGGGACATGTGTTGGGCGACAAGCTAAAAAATCATAACCATCTCATTCAGCACCCAGGAATTGCCGCCCACATGCCGCCTACTGAATTGGTGACCTCGATGAAGGTAGTTAGAAACATGCTTGACGAGTATAAGGCGATCATCGTTAAACCGATGCGAAATTCACTCGGCATCGGTGTTATGAAAGTTACATCCAAAGACAATATTCATCGTGTCGACGGGCGCGATTTCAAAAACAAAATTTTCCATCGGAAATTTTCTAACCGTTCCTCGCTCCTGTTCTGGCTCCAGAACCAATTCAAAGCCAAGATGATTGCTCAGCCATATTTGGAGCTTCACACGCCGGATGGCGTGCCATTTGATATCCGTGTGCTTGTTCAAAAAGGGAGTGGGGGTGAATGGGGAGAGTCCGGGCGCGCCGTTCGAGCGGGAGTTGCCGAGGGACTTACATCTAACCTATGTGGCGGCGGCAAAGCGTACACATGCGAACCATTTCTGCGGCAATTTTTTAGTGAAGAGCAACTGATACACATCCGCCGGGAAATCGACTTTATTATTAAAGAACTGCCACCGTTCCTTGAAAGCCGGCATGGCCGATTGGTTGAGCTTGGCATTGACATTGGTATCGACCTGTCAGGCAAAGTGTGGCTCATCGAAGTGAATTCTAAACCAGGGCGCGCATCTTTCAGAAAGATTGAAGATGGAAAATACCGCCGCGACGTGCAGCTTAATCCACTGCGCTACGCGTATTATTTGGCACAATACCGTAAAAAGGCGGCCACCTCATGA
- a CDS encoding MarR family transcriptional regulator: MQLEKNIVLTLQKLLHKREDAIKQEQEELITKTKELSLNLADITLSELHVIDCIGTHGTRNVTSLSKQMDMTRGAISKICSKLLKREAIEKIHLTNNQKEVHFKLTKSGEKIFSLHETLHQAAEEKVLHFLKRYTPAELQFIDRLLKDIISEL; encoded by the coding sequence ATGCAGCTGGAAAAAAATATTGTTTTGACATTACAAAAATTGTTACACAAACGAGAGGATGCGATCAAACAAGAACAGGAAGAGCTCATTACAAAAACAAAGGAACTCAGCTTGAACCTAGCAGATATTACTTTATCCGAACTGCATGTAATTGATTGCATTGGCACACACGGTACGAGAAATGTAACTTCTCTTTCGAAACAAATGGATATGACAAGAGGAGCTATCTCTAAAATATGTTCCAAATTATTAAAAAGAGAAGCAATAGAAAAAATCCATCTAACTAATAACCAGAAGGAAGTTCACTTCAAACTTACAAAATCCGGAGAAAAAATCTTTTCTCTTCATGAAACACTCCATCAGGCTGCTGAAGAGAAGGTACTCCATTTTCTAAAAAGATATACTCCCGCCGAGCTTCAATTCATCGATCGGCTGTTAAAAGACATTATTAGTGAGCTTTGA